The Cognatishimia activa nucleotide sequence AGTTGCCTTCGTTGGGATCGTTATGGCACGTGGATTTTCGGTGCGCTAGTGCAATTTGGGAAAAAGTTGGGCGCAAAATAGGAAACAATGCCTAAAATGGGCGAAAAATCGCTGAAGTGCATCAAAATCAATAGGTTAAAGTGTGGTTAACGCGGCTTTTTGGATGTGTGTTGCCATGATTTCGCCACATTTCGGAGGGGTTTCGCACTATTGATCCCAAGTTGGCGAACGTTTCTCTAAAAAGGCCGCGATTCCTTCTTCCGTGTCGCGGTAGAGCATATTTTGAACCATCACATCCGCGGTGTAGTCATAGGCTTCTGGTGTGGGCATAACGGCTTGGGCATAGAAAGCTTCTTTGCCGATTTTTACCACGGATCCAAGTTTTGCAGTGACGGCTTCAGCGAGCCTTTCGGTTTCTGACTGGAGATCCTCAAGCGGCGCTACTCTGTTCACCAGGCCAACCGCCTCAGCTTCCTCAGCAGTCAAGAAACGACCTGTTGTGAGCATTTCAAAGGCTTTTTTTCGCGGGATATTACGTGTCAGTGCAACCATTGGGGTTGAGCAAAAAAGGCCGATGTTGATGCCGTTGACCCCAAAACGTGTACCTTCAGCAGCCACGGCCATGTCGCAGGTGGCCACAAGTTGACATCCCGCAGCTGTGGCAATGCCATGGACCTCAGCGATGACGGGCTGGGGGAGGGCTTGGATGGTCAACATCAGCCTTGTGCAGCGCGCAAAGAGGTCTGCGAAATAAGCTTTGCCGCCATCTTCAGCCTGGCGACCGGCTGTCATTTGCTTCAGATCATGACCCGCGCAAAAGGCTTTGCCCGTGCCCGCTAGAATCACGGCGCGAATGCTGGGGTCAGATTTCAACTGTTCAAATTGATATTGCAGTGCGGTCAGCATCTTATCTGACAGGCTGTTGAGGCATTTGGGAGAGTTCAATGTAAGCCGAGCCACAGCCCCGGTGTCGCAACGTTCTAAAATTGCCATCTTGTTCTCCTATGCTTTTGCCGCAAGCCTAGGTGGCAACGAATGTCTGGGAAAGTCATTGCGCGTAAGACGTTGCGGCAGAAAGAGATGGGATGAAGCCAGTTTTAACAAGATCGGAAGCGATCAGCTTTCTTGATGAGGTGTTTCCACAGATCAACGGCGAGTTTCATTTGGATCAGATGGATGGGGAGACCACTATCATGCGCCTGTCGCCGCAGGAGAAACACCTACGTCCAGGCAATACCGTGTCTGGTCCGACGATGTTTGCACTGGTTGATGTCACCGCCTATGTCGCCACGCTTGCCATCATCGGCCGCGAAGCCTTGGCAGTGACCACACATTGTTCCATGGATTTCATGCGAAAACCGCTCCCGGATCGGGATCTGGTAGCGACGGGAACCCTGCTGAAACTTGGGCGTAGCCTCGCGGTGGTGGATGTGAAGCTGCATTCGGAAGGGCGCGAAGGCTTGGTGGCTTCAGCGAGCCTGACCTATTCCATTCCGCCGTTGAAGCAGACCTAGAAGAAAAAAACCGGGGACAGGCCCCGGCTAAAGTAAGTTCTGGCGTCCGACGGGGTTTGCGTCCGCCAGAAGGGTGGTTGGTTGCCCAAAGCAACCCGCTTCATCGGGAGTGACACCGAATCTGCGTTACGCCGAAGTACTGATCCAGTAGGACAAAGTACGGGAGTACGATGGCGCCGATCCCATGACTGCGGCCTTTGTGTCTCAAGCGCACGTTGAAAAGATCCGGAAGAGGTGTGGACCGATCAGCGATCAACTTGTCAACAACACGCAGGCTTACGCCACGGAAACCTTCTGAATTGTATTGATACAAAACGTTAGGTGTACTACGAGTGCTGGGTACAATAGCGAAATTGTTCAGTCTAGGAAAACATTGTAATGGGTACAAATTGGGAACCAATGTTGGCGCAAACGGGCCGGGCGAAATACAGAGCTTTGGTTGAAAGCATCGGCAAAGGGATCGCTGAAGGGGCGCTTGTGCCTGGGCAAAAATTGCCCCCAGTACGCGAGTTGGCTTTCCGGCTGAACATCACACCGGGCACTGTCGCGCGGGCTTATTCGATCCTCGTCGATGACGGAACCTTGGTCGCTGGCGTTGGTCGCGGAACCTATGTGGCGGAACCAACGCCGGCAGCGTTTGAGGCCGATGCGGGTGGGATGATTGATTTCTTCAGTCCGCGCATTCCCAAAATGGGGCAAGAGGAATTGATCCGTGATGCGCTCAAGAGAGTCGCCTTAGATTTGCCGTCTAACGCATTGATGCAATACCCAAAACGCGAGACCAATCTTCCCGCAAGGAAGGCCTTCGCAGACTGGATGAAAGATGCGCCGGTTGGACATTATTCGCTGGATGATATTGTCATCACCCACGGTGGCCAGAACGCCATTTTGCATGTCATGCAGGCGTTGCTGCGGGGGCATGATCCAGTTGTCTTGGTCGATGAAGTAACTTTTTCGGGCTTTCGAAAAGCAGCCGAGCTTTGTCGCGCGAGGGTTGTAGGAGTCCCTTGGGACGGCGAAGGTCCCGATCCTGTTGCGCTCGAAAATTTGGTACAATCGACGGGGGCAGGCCTGTATTGTACCTCCGCCGAGGTGAATAATCCGACCACCCGATCGACAACCGCGCGGCGTCGTCGTGAAATCGCCGCGATTGCCTTAAGGCATGGGATGCATGTGTTGGATGACGATTGTTATCACACAGGGAACCACACGGCAGAAAGCTACCGCGCATTATTGCCTGACCTCGGCTGGTACATCAGCTCTCCATCCAAACTTGTTTCCCCAAGTCTGCGAGTGGGTTTCACTATTCCGCCGCGAGGCTGGGTGGGAGAGATGCTGCGCAGCGTGCAATTCAGTCATTTTGGCGTCTCCAGCATCCTGACAGAGGCCTTTGCCCTGGTGATGTCAAACCCGAAGCTGCCGGGCATCATTGAAAAGGTTCAGAGCAGGATCAATTCAGATCTGAGGTTTGTGGTTAATCAGCTCGGTGGCTATCCAATCCGTTGGCGGAGCAACGTTCCCTTGGTCTGGGTCGAGCTGCCAAGTGGTTGGCGCGCGCCGGCCTTTGCTCAGGCAGCGGAAGCGCGTGGGGTTGAAATGAAGTCTGCGGATGAATTCACCCTTCGAGAAGGGCGCGCAGTGCATGCGGTGCGCATTGCATTGAATGGACAAATGGATCAGTCGCGGTTTGAAGAGGGTATCCGGATCATTCGCAGTCTGCTGGATAACCCACCGCGCAGTTTCACAACTTGAATTGAGCATTGAAAACACATTCCATTATTTGTATGTGATTGAAAAATGCCCCCGGAGATAGACAATGACCGATGCCACGGCGCCAGATACTTCGCTTAGCCTGAGACATTTTCCAATTGCTTTCTTTGCCGTGGTTATGGGGATGTGGGGTTGGGTTTTGGCGTCTCAGGCAGCGGTTGGGGCAGGGGTTTTACCCTCGGCGTTCTCAGTTAACTTACGCTGGCTTGCGGTTCTGATTACAGTTCTGATCTTTGTGACCTACGGAATAAAAGCGGTCCTCTATCCATCTGCCTGCAAGGCAGAGTGGCGCACACCACCGAAACTCGCATTTTTTCCTGCGGCGTCTATATCGCTTTTGTTGGTTGGAACGGCTTTTCTAGATGACGCTCCTGCTTTTGCTGAAACGATCTGGTTGATCGGCGCGATTGCGCAAGGAGTGTTGGCACTGGCGGTGGTGTCCAGTTGGATAAACCACCGATCTCTTGAAGTTGGTCAATTGAGCCCTGCCTGGTTCATTCCTGCGGTCGGGAATGTAGTTGCGCCACTCGCAGGGGCTCAGCTTGGCTATATCGAATTGTCGTGGCTGTTTTTGTCTGGCGGATTGATCTTCTGGCTGGTGCTTTTGACGCTGGTGATCAACAGGTTGATGTTTCACGATCCTTTGCCCGGAAAGCTCCTACCGACACTCGTTATTCTGATTGCACCGCCTGCGGTTGCT carries:
- a CDS encoding PaaI family thioesterase encodes the protein MKPVLTRSEAISFLDEVFPQINGEFHLDQMDGETTIMRLSPQEKHLRPGNTVSGPTMFALVDVTAYVATLAIIGREALAVTTHCSMDFMRKPLPDRDLVATGTLLKLGRSLAVVDVKLHSEGREGLVASASLTYSIPPLKQT
- a CDS encoding PLP-dependent aminotransferase family protein; the protein is MGTNWEPMLAQTGRAKYRALVESIGKGIAEGALVPGQKLPPVRELAFRLNITPGTVARAYSILVDDGTLVAGVGRGTYVAEPTPAAFEADAGGMIDFFSPRIPKMGQEELIRDALKRVALDLPSNALMQYPKRETNLPARKAFADWMKDAPVGHYSLDDIVITHGGQNAILHVMQALLRGHDPVVLVDEVTFSGFRKAAELCRARVVGVPWDGEGPDPVALENLVQSTGAGLYCTSAEVNNPTTRSTTARRRREIAAIALRHGMHVLDDDCYHTGNHTAESYRALLPDLGWYISSPSKLVSPSLRVGFTIPPRGWVGEMLRSVQFSHFGVSSILTEAFALVMSNPKLPGIIEKVQSRINSDLRFVVNQLGGYPIRWRSNVPLVWVELPSGWRAPAFAQAAEARGVEMKSADEFTLREGRAVHAVRIALNGQMDQSRFEEGIRIIRSLLDNPPRSFTT
- a CDS encoding SLAC1 anion channel family protein yields the protein MTDATAPDTSLSLRHFPIAFFAVVMGMWGWVLASQAAVGAGVLPSAFSVNLRWLAVLITVLIFVTYGIKAVLYPSACKAEWRTPPKLAFFPAASISLLLVGTAFLDDAPAFAETIWLIGAIAQGVLALAVVSSWINHRSLEVGQLSPAWFIPAVGNVVAPLAGAQLGYIELSWLFLSGGLIFWLVLLTLVINRLMFHDPLPGKLLPTLVILIAPPAVAFSAYVGLTGQVDGFARILINAAFVFGLLVLIQLPKFRTLPFALSWWALSFPVAALVGATFTFGRLVDLPVYTNIAALILGALTLVMVALVLKTLLVLAKGHFFRPEG
- a CDS encoding enoyl-CoA hydratase — translated: MAILERCDTGAVARLTLNSPKCLNSLSDKMLTALQYQFEQLKSDPSIRAVILAGTGKAFCAGHDLKQMTAGRQAEDGGKAYFADLFARCTRLMLTIQALPQPVIAEVHGIATAAGCQLVATCDMAVAAEGTRFGVNGINIGLFCSTPMVALTRNIPRKKAFEMLTTGRFLTAEEAEAVGLVNRVAPLEDLQSETERLAEAVTAKLGSVVKIGKEAFYAQAVMPTPEAYDYTADVMVQNMLYRDTEEGIAAFLEKRSPTWDQ